CGGGTAACACGGACCATTCCGCCCAGGCTTGACGAATTTGCGACGCTAAATCCTCATGGATTTGCCCTGCGCCATCTAAGGGTTGTGGCTCAACAATAATGCCTTTTGCCCCGACAATGCGCTCTTCCATCTTGTCGAGAATACCAATAGAGATATCGTGATTGTTATCTAGCCATCGCGCTTGCTCCCGTAATGATGTACCACCAAATTGAGTCAGCTGGTTACCATTGCGATTTTCACGTTTAGCGGGATGAGTGCGAGTGGGTAAAACAGCTTCATAGGCTTTAATTTGTAAGCGAGAACGGAGACGTGAGGCTTGCCAGTTTGGGGCGAAATAACCAATGGCGCTGTCTAATAATGTCATCTAAACCTCGCTAATTTATACATTGGATTACCTCGTTTTCGTGATATCAACGCCGATAAACGGGCTTCCCAACGCTCCCGCCCCTTAATGATCTCGTTGAGATTTTCCATTGTCATGGCTTGCCCATTAAAAGTGATGGATTTGCCTTTTAATACCGCCTCTTCCGCTAAACGGTATTGCTCAATCATGTGTTCAATTTCTTCTTTCGTCATATCCAGCCTCCGCTGTTTGATACCGGTGCCCATGCTGATACGGCAGGCGTTTCCTGTTTTTGGGTTTCGGGTGAGGGTTTTATTTCAGGCTCTGTGGCGATATCGGCAATTGACGGGGATGAGGAAAGCATTACATCAGGCAATCTCGCCCATTTAGGCGGTTTTTCCCAATTAATATTCTCGTATCCTTTTAATATCACCAAGGCATGAGCGTAAACCATCAGGTCAAATGCCTCATTAGCGCCTCGACCCGGCTTTTCCCAATGCCCTTTTTCATCACGCTCTTCATACGTCAACTCGTCATAGAACGATTCATCCAGCCAGTCAGGAAAATGAATATAATTAGGCCCCACTGTATCTCGCGATAACGCGGAACTGATCCGGTCTTTAAGTTGGTCTGTTTGCAGTAAATAAAGAGGCACATCCCCTTTGGCTTGGGCGCGCCGTTCAGAACGACTGGTGTTATCAGGGAATGATTTAGTGATTAACTTACTGCGTTTATGTCCATCTCCTTTAAAGAGATAAACTTTACGATGCAGCCCTTCTTTTCGACAACGACGCCAAAATTTATAGGCATTATCAGTGACACCATCTTCACCGCCGGAGTCCACCCCCAACATCATGATCCCCATTTCATGGTGAGGATAATGTTGCAATGGATAGGTTTTCTCTAATACATCGGTAATTAATACCTGCCAATCTTCGGGATACGAACCCGGATCAATTCGACGGCATTCGCCGTTATTGTCATAACGTAGAGATTGTGTGATTTCAAAGCGGTCAATCACCCAGCGTTCGCCTTTTTCACCGTAACCGACCACTTGCATCACAAAGCGTCGTTTTTTACCGCCTTGCACGTCAACCGTGGCAACCAAAAATCGCACACCATCTGGCACAATTGACTCTTCCCAGTTTTCTACACGATTAATGAGCTCATCACTCCGACGCTGTTCTTGTGCAACTTTTGGTAAATAAGGCAAACCCCAGTCTGTATTAGTCACTGACTTTAATGTTTCTTCACTGCCCGTTAATTCATATTCTTGCTCTGCACCCACAAACTTATTTACTAATTGAGCCCATGTTTGATAAGCGGCAGCTGGCCCTTCCATCCAAAATGATGCAAATCTTGAGTAGCGAGGCTTACCCGTTATTTTCCCTGTTTTATCAATTGATTGCCCCTCTATCAGCCATACGCCTTTATTGTTTAATGTTCTTTTTTGGTCATGTTCTATCTTTGATAAACAGTGAGGGCATTGAAGATAAGCATTTTTACCTGCTTCAAAGGGATCGTCCGTTAATGAAAATCCAACCATGTTATCTTTTATAGGTTGAAAATATTCACCGCAATGAGGGCAAGGCCAATACCAACGACGGCGATCACCACGGTTATAAAGTGATAAAATACCTGTTGTTGGCGGGGCTTCATGAGGTAACGTTCGACTCCACTTTGTATTTGTTATTTCACGACCAGGAGAGCTCTCCACCAGCGTCATACCAGCCGACATAAAAGTGGTTGTCCGTTTTGATGCTAGCGAAAATGCATCACCTTCACCGTCAATATTCTCAGGAAAGCGGTCATAATCAGTTAAAGCAACAAAGCGATAATCTGATGACGACATAATATTGACAGTTGGCCATCCTATTTTTAGATAATTCCCCGCTCTGAATGTTTTATCGTGAACGTTATTATCATTGGTGCGAGGACTTAACCGCTTTGATACCTCTTTACTAACTCTAAATGTTCTATCCAACCGTTTTTTAGAGTGCTCTCTGGCTTTATCCTCTGTCATTTGAATTAATAAAAAATCAGCAGGATCACAGACAATGGTGTAAACAATCCATCCATCAATTAGCGCTAAGGATTTACCTGTTCGAGCTGGGCCTACAAAAATAACAGCATCATATCGCCTTGATGTTAAACAATTCATAGGCTCAATAATATAAGGTGTTAAAGTATCATCCCATGGTAATGAACTACCACCATCAAGAGGAACACGCATATATTTCTTAACAGCTTCGGCAACAGGTAATCTATTGGGTGGTTTTAATAGTGTGGATACATCACGCCGGATGGATGAAGCGGAAGCAAATCTTACTATCATTATTCCTCCATCGCTTCTGCATTATTCACTTCACTGGATAGCAGCTCTCTCATTTCATCAATAACAATTTGAACCTGCACTAATTGTTCTGCAGTCCATCCATGATCTCGTTCTAACCGGTCTGGCCATGTTTCCAGAACCTGAGCAATAGCCTTGATAATAACCGCCATTTCTCGATGAACTTCTGATGCTGGAATAAGTTGTTTTAATGTAGTTTCAAATTTGATTCTTTCATTTTCAGACTGATACCAGTCTTTTCTATCTTTAGGAAACATGAGGTCTGGATCTTGAATTCCTTCCCCACCCTTACTGTCATCTGCAAAAATTATTGGCCCAACATCTCGCAATGCATAAACAGGGTTTCCTCTGACTGTATTAGCAATGGGAACATTAGCTTCTAATAATCTCTTTTTAACTGTGCCTCGGTTTAGCCCGAATGCCTCAGCAATCTTTGCAACACTCCAGTTATAGGCGTCTCCCAGATTGCTGACATTAGACATCGACACCTCACTTGGTCAGGTGATTTTCTTATTTTGTAATAAAAATCAATATGATAAATAGCATTGAGCTGACAACAATTAAATAATATTGTCACCTCAATACTGTTTATATCTATATATATCAATCAATTATGAGACCTGTTGCTGACACCATGAAAATCAGAAAACTAGCCGTTTCCCGCGTGCGCGTCGCCCCGTGGAGAGGGTACCCTGCCGGGAGTACCTTTTGAATTATGTATAACAAAATCAATTTATTATGATTAAGGTTTCTTTGGTGGTGGGATAGGATTCTTAATCTTATGCTTGGGCTGATACCCACTAGGGTTTAAACTCTTATCCTGTAATTGTTCATCTAATTGTTTTCTGAATTGATTGGGGTTCTTAAAGCCTTGACTAGCCATAGTTATTTCCTTTTGATTGTTAACCACCGTAATCTATCTGTATTCGTATAGCCTCTTCATAAGTTGCATTCCGCCAATCAGTCATGGTTTTGATATCATCATTTGAACTATCTAGAGGATATCGTGAACGCTTCACACTAACCTCAACTTGCAATATCGATAACCCAGAAAAAGCCTGTCGTCTAACTCTAAAGCGCCCAGTCAAACCAGTCTCTGTGTTTCTATATTTAGGCATTGGCATGTTATCCCCTTTACTTCTGACTGCACCACGTTCTGT
This portion of the Proteus vulgaris genome encodes:
- a CDS encoding DUF1441 family protein, coding for MSNVSNLGDAYNWSVAKIAEAFGLNRGTVKKRLLEANVPIANTVRGNPVYALRDVGPIIFADDSKGGEGIQDPDLMFPKDRKDWYQSENERIKFETTLKQLIPASEVHREMAVIIKAIAQVLETWPDRLERDHGWTAEQLVQVQIVIDEMRELLSSEVNNAEAMEE
- a CDS encoding phage terminase large subunit family protein — its product is MIVRFASASSIRRDVSTLLKPPNRLPVAEAVKKYMRVPLDGGSSLPWDDTLTPYIIEPMNCLTSRRYDAVIFVGPARTGKSLALIDGWIVYTIVCDPADFLLIQMTEDKAREHSKKRLDRTFRVSKEVSKRLSPRTNDNNVHDKTFRAGNYLKIGWPTVNIMSSSDYRFVALTDYDRFPENIDGEGDAFSLASKRTTTFMSAGMTLVESSPGREITNTKWSRTLPHEAPPTTGILSLYNRGDRRRWYWPCPHCGEYFQPIKDNMVGFSLTDDPFEAGKNAYLQCPHCLSKIEHDQKRTLNNKGVWLIEGQSIDKTGKITGKPRYSRFASFWMEGPAAAYQTWAQLVNKFVGAEQEYELTGSEETLKSVTNTDWGLPYLPKVAQEQRRSDELINRVENWEESIVPDGVRFLVATVDVQGGKKRRFVMQVVGYGEKGERWVIDRFEITQSLRYDNNGECRRIDPGSYPEDWQVLITDVLEKTYPLQHYPHHEMGIMMLGVDSGGEDGVTDNAYKFWRRCRKEGLHRKVYLFKGDGHKRSKLITKSFPDNTSRSERRAQAKGDVPLYLLQTDQLKDRISSALSRDTVGPNYIHFPDWLDESFYDELTYEERDEKGHWEKPGRGANEAFDLMVYAHALVILKGYENINWEKPPKWARLPDVMLSSSPSIADIATEPEIKPSPETQKQETPAVSAWAPVSNSGGWI